In Bacillota bacterium, a single genomic region encodes these proteins:
- a CDS encoding ribonuclease J, which produces MARDSKLSLIPLGGLGEIGKNMMAVRFGENIVLIDCGLMFPEEDLLGIDVVIPDISYLLENKDKIKGIVLTHGHEDHIGALPYVLREINVPVYGTKLTLGILRAKLRERNLQADVRLNVVKPRDTVQVGPFKVEFIRVSHSIPDAVALAIHTPVGIIVHTGDFKMDQTPVDGEVTDFTRLAQLGERGVLALLSDSTNVERPGYTMSERAVGYTFDNTFRQAQERILVATFASNVHRIQQAITTAYSYDRKVAVVGRSMANVVSIAHELGYLHIPKGVLVDLDEIKRLPKNKIVILSTGSQGEPMSALTRMASGDHRQVEIMPGDTIIISATPIPGNEKVVARVIDQLFKHGGQVIYESVSGIHVSGHPSQEELKLMLNLVKPKFFMPVHGEYRMLIKHAQLAQETGIPADNIFVAENGHVLEFTKRSGRIAGRVNAGRVLVDGLGVGDVGNIVLRDRKQLSQDGILIVVVTISRKSGEILAGPDIVSRGFVYVRESETLMENAKDRVQDALEKCQSKKMSEWSAIKSQVRDALGKFLYEKTRRRPMILPIIMEV; this is translated from the coding sequence TTGGCACGTGATTCTAAATTGTCCTTGATTCCTTTAGGGGGATTGGGGGAGATTGGTAAGAATATGATGGCGGTGAGATTCGGGGAAAATATTGTGTTGATTGACTGCGGTTTAATGTTCCCGGAAGAAGATTTGCTTGGCATTGACGTGGTTATTCCTGATATTTCTTATCTTTTAGAAAATAAGGATAAGATTAAAGGTATTGTTTTAACCCACGGCCATGAAGATCATATTGGGGCCTTACCATATGTGTTAAGAGAAATAAATGTTCCTGTATACGGTACAAAGCTCACCTTGGGTATATTACGGGCCAAGTTGAGAGAGCGAAATCTTCAGGCAGATGTTCGCTTAAATGTTGTAAAGCCGAGAGATACGGTGCAAGTAGGCCCTTTCAAAGTTGAGTTTATTCGGGTGTCTCACAGTATTCCTGACGCTGTGGCGCTGGCTATTCATACACCGGTAGGGATCATTGTCCATACAGGGGATTTTAAAATGGATCAAACCCCGGTGGATGGTGAGGTAACGGATTTTACCAGGTTGGCACAGCTTGGTGAGAGAGGTGTACTGGCACTATTGAGTGACAGTACCAATGTTGAGCGCCCGGGGTATACAATGTCCGAGCGGGCGGTAGGGTATACATTCGATAATACCTTCAGACAAGCACAGGAAAGGATTCTGGTTGCTACTTTTGCTTCTAACGTGCACCGTATCCAACAGGCTATCACAACCGCTTATAGCTATGACCGTAAGGTTGCGGTGGTAGGTAGGAGTATGGCGAACGTGGTAAGTATTGCGCATGAATTAGGCTACCTGCATATCCCCAAAGGTGTGCTGGTTGACTTGGACGAAATAAAACGTTTACCGAAAAATAAGATAGTTATTTTAAGTACCGGTAGCCAGGGAGAGCCTATGAGTGCCTTAACGAGAATGGCCTCAGGTGATCACAGGCAAGTCGAAATTATGCCGGGAGATACCATCATTATTTCTGCCACGCCTATACCGGGTAACGAGAAGGTTGTTGCACGGGTTATTGATCAGCTTTTTAAACACGGCGGGCAGGTTATTTATGAATCGGTATCCGGTATTCATGTTAGCGGGCATCCTAGCCAAGAGGAGCTTAAGCTAATGTTAAATCTGGTTAAGCCCAAATTTTTTATGCCTGTACACGGGGAATATAGGATGCTTATCAAACATGCCCAGTTAGCACAGGAAACAGGAATTCCCGCTGACAATATTTTTGTGGCTGAAAACGGTCATGTACTGGAATTTACTAAACGTTCCGGCAGAATTGCCGGCAGGGTGAATGCCGGGAGAGTATTGGTTGACGGCCTCGGCGTGGGGGATGTCGGTAACATCGTACTGCGCGACAGAAAACAATTATCCCAGGATGGGATTTTAATTGTGGTGGTTACCATCAGCCGTAAAAGCGGTGAAATCCTGGCAGGCCCGGATATTGTTTCTAGAGGGTTTGTTTATGTGCGAGAATCCGAGACACTAATGGAGAATGCTAAGGATCGGGTCCAAGATGCTCTGGAAAAATGCCAAAGCAAAAAAATGTCTGAATGGTCAGCTATAAAATCTCAAGTCCGGGATGCATTAGGGAAGTTTCTTTATGAAAAAACCAGGAGAAGGCCAATGATCTTACCTATAATTATGGAAGTATAA
- a CDS encoding 4-hydroxy-tetrahydrodipicolinate reductase has translation MIRVVVSGAVGRMGKEVVKTVWQADDVELAGVVDTYGVGEDIGSLAGIGAIGITVQEDLRTVLNNLQPHVVVDFTAPQVVAGNARTILECGVCPVIGTTGLSPSDIDDLRKLAEEQQVGGVIAPNFAIGALLMIKFAKEAVKYFPHVEIIEEHHDQKVDAPSGTAIKTAEILAEQRGDFHQGLPTEVENLSGARGAEFDGGIRIHSVRLPGLVAHQEVILGGLGQTLKIRHDSIARESFMPGVLMAVRKVMSVKGLVYGLENLIFED, from the coding sequence ATGATAAGAGTTGTAGTATCAGGCGCCGTAGGACGTATGGGCAAAGAAGTGGTTAAGACTGTCTGGCAGGCGGACGATGTGGAACTGGCAGGTGTGGTTGACACCTATGGTGTTGGTGAAGATATTGGCAGTTTAGCAGGCATAGGTGCCATAGGAATCACCGTTCAGGAAGATTTGCGTACAGTTCTGAATAATTTGCAGCCTCATGTGGTGGTAGATTTCACCGCACCTCAGGTAGTGGCCGGCAATGCCCGTACAATTCTGGAGTGTGGAGTCTGTCCTGTTATAGGAACCACAGGGCTTAGCCCATCCGATATTGATGATTTGCGTAAACTTGCAGAAGAACAGCAAGTTGGTGGTGTTATTGCTCCTAATTTTGCCATCGGGGCGCTTTTAATGATTAAATTTGCTAAAGAAGCCGTGAAGTATTTTCCGCATGTGGAGATAATTGAGGAACACCATGACCAAAAAGTTGATGCTCCTTCTGGAACGGCCATTAAAACAGCGGAAATATTGGCTGAGCAGCGGGGTGATTTTCACCAGGGATTGCCCACCGAGGTGGAAAACCTATCCGGTGCCAGGGGAGCGGAATTTGACGGAGGTATTAGAATCCACAGTGTACGTTTGCCGGGCTTGGTTGCTCACCAGGAAGTGATTCTGGGGGGATTGGGGCAGACTCTCAAAATAAGGCATGATTCTATAGCAAGGGAATCATTTATGCCCGGTGTTTTGATGGCCGTTAGAAAAGTGATGAGTGTCAAGGGTTTGGTATATGGCTTGGAAAATTTGATATTTGAAGACTAG
- the dapA gene encoding 4-hydroxy-tetrahydrodipicolinate synthase, whose protein sequence is MTIDFGRLLTAMVTPLDKDLSVDYEQARKLARYLVETGSEGVVVAGTTGESPTLTKDEKVELFKVVVEEVGGEAVVIAGTGGNNTAESIVLTQAAEKAGVDGVMLVGPFYNKPSQEGLYQHFKAVAESTDLPVMLYNIPGRTAVNILPETVSRLARVENIVAIKEASGSLDQVSELRRTLPDNFAIYSGDDSMTLPLMALGGKGVVSVAAHIVGPKMKDMINAFTSGNTTMATKMHLELFPVFKAMFVATNPVAVKFALNMTGWRVGSPRLPLVETNAEEKETIKKILAEQGLL, encoded by the coding sequence TTGACCATTGATTTCGGTCGACTATTAACGGCCATGGTAACCCCGTTAGACAAGGACCTTTCCGTAGATTATGAACAAGCCAGGAAACTAGCCCGGTATTTGGTGGAAACAGGTTCTGAAGGGGTAGTGGTGGCCGGCACAACAGGCGAATCACCAACTTTAACTAAGGACGAAAAGGTAGAACTTTTTAAGGTAGTTGTGGAGGAAGTAGGCGGAGAAGCGGTGGTAATTGCCGGTACTGGTGGCAACAATACTGCGGAGAGCATAGTTTTAACCCAAGCGGCTGAAAAGGCCGGGGTAGATGGGGTTATGTTGGTCGGTCCATTTTACAATAAACCCTCACAGGAAGGTTTATATCAGCACTTTAAAGCAGTTGCTGAGAGCACTGATCTACCGGTGATGCTGTATAATATTCCCGGTCGCACAGCGGTAAATATATTACCTGAAACAGTAAGCAGATTAGCCCGGGTGGAAAATATAGTAGCTATCAAGGAAGCTTCAGGAAGTCTGGATCAGGTTAGTGAGCTTCGCCGCACTTTACCCGATAACTTTGCCATTTATAGTGGCGATGACTCCATGACTTTGCCTTTAATGGCCCTAGGAGGAAAGGGAGTTGTCAGTGTAGCGGCTCATATAGTTGGTCCTAAAATGAAAGATATGATAAATGCTTTTACTTCCGGCAATACTACAATGGCTACTAAAATGCATCTTGAATTGTTTCCGGTGTTTAAGGCCATGTTTGTGGCCACAAACCCTGTTGCCGTTAAATTTGCTTTAAACATGACAGGGTGGCGGGTAGGCTCACCAAGATTGCCGCTGGTAGAAACCAATGCTGAAGAAAAGGAGACCATTAAAAAGATTTTAGCTGAACAAGGTCTGTTATAA
- a CDS encoding aspartate-semialdehyde dehydrogenase, protein MKQYNVVVVGASGAVGQEILKVLEERNFPLGELRLCATARSAGKEMTCNGKQYVVEETTSDSFNDMDIALFAGGSASKEFGPAAVERGAVVIDNSSNFRLDPKVPLVVPEVNPEDVKWHQGIIANPNCSTIIMAVPLKAIHDAAGIKRVVVSTYQAVSGAGAEGIAELSEQTKAILSGGAVEPNKFQYQIAFNLIPHIDVFQELDYTKEEWKMVKETRKIMHDESMAITATTVRVPVFRSHSESMNIETHQKLTAEEAKKVLAAFPNIIVEDDPATNRYPMPVDTSNKDEVFVGRIREDNTIEKGLNIWVAADQIRKGAATNAVQIAELVAEYGCARER, encoded by the coding sequence TTGAAGCAATATAACGTTGTAGTAGTGGGCGCTTCCGGGGCGGTAGGGCAAGAGATCCTGAAGGTTTTGGAAGAGCGCAACTTCCCTTTGGGGGAGTTGCGACTTTGTGCTACAGCTCGTTCCGCTGGTAAGGAAATGACTTGCAACGGCAAGCAATATGTGGTGGAAGAGACTACGTCAGATTCATTTAATGATATGGATATAGCCCTTTTTGCCGGTGGCTCGGCCAGTAAAGAGTTTGGCCCCGCAGCAGTAGAGAGGGGGGCAGTGGTAATAGACAACAGCAGTAATTTCCGCCTGGATCCCAAAGTTCCGCTGGTGGTTCCGGAAGTTAATCCTGAGGATGTGAAATGGCATCAAGGGATAATTGCTAACCCCAATTGTTCCACTATTATTATGGCGGTTCCTCTTAAGGCTATACACGATGCTGCCGGAATTAAAAGAGTTGTAGTTTCTACTTACCAAGCAGTCAGCGGGGCAGGTGCCGAGGGCATTGCCGAGTTGAGTGAACAGACTAAAGCCATTCTGTCCGGCGGAGCAGTGGAGCCTAATAAGTTTCAGTACCAAATTGCCTTCAACCTTATTCCACATATCGATGTGTTTCAGGAACTGGATTATACTAAGGAAGAATGGAAAATGGTGAAAGAAACCCGTAAAATAATGCATGATGAAAGTATGGCCATTACGGCTACCACAGTAAGAGTGCCGGTCTTCCGGAGTCATTCAGAATCCATGAATATAGAAACACACCAAAAATTGACTGCTGAGGAAGCGAAAAAAGTTTTAGCAGCCTTTCCTAACATCATTGTAGAAGATGACCCGGCTACTAATAGATACCCTATGCCTGTTGATACTTCAAATAAGGATGAGGTTTTTGTAGGTAGAATTAGGGAGGATAATACCATAGAAAAAGGGCTGAATATTTGGGTCGCCGCAGACCAGATTCGTAAAGGTGCTGCTACAAATGCCGTACAGATAGCCGAATTGGTAGCCGAATACGGTTGTGCACGGGAGAGATAG
- a CDS encoding dipicolinate synthase subunit B, giving the protein MRFKGVSIGLALTGSHCTMAEMMPQFKKLADEGAVIYPVISPAVDQTDTRFGTAESWKKALQEITDIPIINTIVGAEPVGPQKLVDVMVIAPCTGNTLAKLANAISDTPVLMAVKAHLRNGRPVVLAVSTNDGLGLNARNLGTILNAKNVYVVPFGQDNPTGKPNSLKAKTDLLLDSIELALQGKQIQPVLEKY; this is encoded by the coding sequence TTGCGATTTAAAGGTGTTAGTATTGGTTTGGCTTTAACCGGCTCGCATTGTACTATGGCTGAAATGATGCCTCAATTTAAAAAATTGGCTGACGAAGGGGCTGTCATTTATCCAGTGATCAGTCCTGCCGTGGATCAAACAGATACCAGGTTTGGCACTGCAGAAAGCTGGAAAAAAGCATTGCAGGAAATAACTGATATTCCTATAATTAATACTATTGTGGGAGCAGAGCCTGTGGGACCGCAAAAACTGGTTGATGTGATGGTAATTGCACCGTGCACAGGAAATACACTGGCTAAGCTGGCCAATGCCATTTCCGATACGCCGGTACTTATGGCCGTGAAGGCCCATTTAAGAAATGGGCGCCCTGTTGTACTGGCAGTGTCTACAAATGACGGACTGGGCCTTAATGCAAGGAACCTGGGAACAATCCTTAATGCTAAAAATGTTTATGTAGTTCCTTTTGGGCAAGATAATCCAACGGGTAAGCCTAATTCACTAAAGGCAAAGACGGATTTGTTATTGGATTCAATTGAGCTTGCGCTGCAAGGTAAGCAAATCCAGCCGGTATTAGAAAAATATTAA
- the dpsA gene encoding dipicolinate synthase subunit DpsA yields MQLTLSGAKVAIMGGDAREVILAQHLAELNALVKVAGLPVNGKNIIRCQDMAEAIDNVDALILPVPGVNEEMKLYSAYVETSMYLTGELLAKLPQGSPVFVGVGKSPLKKLIKKMGLRLIEVMEINEVAILNSIPSAEGAVQLAMDNMPITIHGSRAWVMGFGRTGITLARVLQALGAKTTVVARNVSQLARAEEMGLETARYSQSDIFSEEVDVIFNTVPALVLNETILKRLPTGVLIIDIASAPGGTDFDAAKKLGIKAVLAPGLPGKVAPITAGRILAKVVPRLLADELTLR; encoded by the coding sequence ATGCAACTTACCCTAAGCGGAGCTAAAGTGGCAATTATGGGTGGCGATGCCAGAGAAGTTATTTTAGCCCAACACTTGGCCGAACTCAATGCCCTTGTAAAAGTAGCCGGACTACCTGTTAACGGAAAGAATATTATACGGTGTCAGGATATGGCTGAAGCAATAGACAACGTGGACGCGTTAATATTGCCGGTCCCCGGGGTTAATGAAGAAATGAAACTTTATTCAGCCTATGTAGAAACATCTATGTATCTTACCGGAGAACTACTGGCCAAACTTCCGCAGGGTAGTCCCGTTTTTGTAGGAGTTGGCAAGTCTCCCCTCAAGAAATTAATTAAAAAAATGGGTTTGCGGTTAATAGAAGTGATGGAGATTAATGAAGTGGCCATATTAAACTCCATTCCGTCGGCAGAAGGGGCTGTTCAGCTGGCCATGGATAATATGCCCATCACTATCCATGGGAGCAGGGCATGGGTAATGGGCTTTGGCCGTACCGGTATTACATTGGCCCGGGTTTTACAGGCATTGGGGGCTAAAACTACGGTGGTGGCAAGAAACGTCTCTCAGCTGGCGAGGGCGGAGGAAATGGGTCTTGAAACCGCCCGTTATTCGCAATCAGATATTTTTTCTGAAGAGGTGGACGTTATTTTTAATACCGTTCCGGCTCTCGTTCTTAACGAAACTATACTCAAGCGTTTGCCAACCGGGGTGTTGATTATAGATATTGCTTCTGCTCCGGGCGGCACAGATTTTGATGCAGCTAAAAAGCTGGGTATTAAAGCTGTGCTGGCACCCGGGCTGCCCGGTAAAGTAGCCCCAATAACCGCAGGCCGAATATTGGCTAAAGTAGTCCCTCGTTTACTTGCCGACGAACTTACCCTCCGCTGA
- a CDS encoding D-alanyl-D-alanine carboxypeptidase has translation MVKFMRHFTSVMIVLVFSLLLPCHIALAADNLEITAHSAILMDAHTGQILYKKNAFNPVPPASTTKIATALLALEIGDLQSVVTVSERAARVGESSMHLTAGEQLTLEQLLTGALVRSGNDACVAIAEHLAGSEDLFVQLVNNRLNFLGAESTNFINTNGLPVRGHVTSAHDLALITRYALANPTFSKLVGTRYAVIHGPHQWTHELTNTNKLLWNYPGTTGVKTGTTNEAGQCLVASATRDGRCLIAVVLHSSNRYQDSIKILEYGFNSFNPVTVIEKGEIIKRITVTEGDINRLPLVADRSVVFLRHQGEDLHLEKKFVCKPSMTAPIRAGSKLGQVLVFNEGKVVGYANLVTETSVKNNSSSIPFASITFLNRLISSKK, from the coding sequence ATGGTGAAATTTATGCGGCATTTTACATCCGTTATGATTGTGCTAGTCTTCTCTCTTTTGCTTCCATGCCATATCGCCCTGGCTGCTGACAACTTGGAAATTACCGCGCACTCAGCTATACTTATGGACGCGCATACCGGGCAAATATTGTATAAGAAAAATGCATTTAACCCTGTACCTCCTGCCAGCACAACTAAAATAGCAACGGCTCTGTTGGCACTGGAGATAGGAGACTTGCAAAGTGTAGTAACGGTCAGCGAAAGGGCTGCCCGAGTCGGCGAATCCAGTATGCACTTAACAGCCGGAGAGCAATTAACTTTAGAACAATTATTAACCGGGGCCTTAGTCAGGTCAGGGAATGATGCCTGTGTTGCTATAGCTGAGCATTTAGCAGGGTCGGAAGACTTGTTTGTGCAATTGGTTAATAATAGGCTTAATTTTCTGGGGGCTGAAAGTACAAATTTTATTAATACCAATGGATTGCCTGTCCGGGGACATGTTACATCAGCCCATGATCTAGCACTTATTACCAGGTATGCGCTGGCAAATCCTACTTTCAGTAAGCTTGTGGGAACCCGTTATGCCGTTATACATGGCCCGCACCAGTGGACGCATGAGTTAACCAATACAAACAAGCTGCTTTGGAATTATCCCGGCACCACGGGAGTTAAAACCGGTACTACAAATGAGGCGGGACAATGTTTGGTGGCATCAGCCACCAGGGACGGAAGGTGCTTAATAGCTGTTGTTTTGCATAGCAGTAACCGGTACCAAGATTCCATTAAAATTTTAGAATATGGTTTTAATAGTTTTAACCCGGTGACTGTGATAGAGAAAGGTGAAATAATAAAAAGAATAACAGTGACTGAAGGGGATATTAACCGCCTCCCACTTGTCGCTGACCGCTCCGTTGTTTTTTTACGTCACCAGGGCGAAGATTTACACTTGGAAAAGAAATTTGTTTGCAAGCCGAGTATGACGGCGCCAATAAGAGCCGGTAGCAAACTCGGACAGGTTTTAGTATTCAACGAAGGAAAAGTGGTGGGATATGCAAATTTGGTAACAGAAACGTCTGTTAAGAATAACTCTTCATCGATACCATTTGCTTCCATTACGTTTTTAAATAGACTCATCAGCAGCAAAAAATAA
- the dapG gene encoding aspartate kinase: MKFLVQKFGGTSLISQELREKVADRIIASKEEGYMPVVVVSAIGREGEPYATDSLLGLARQAFRNVPQRELDLLMSCGEIISGVILTAILQAKGHQCVFLTGAQAGIITDNSYGEARILKVKPQTIIKHAQEGKIVVVAGFQGMTEDGEVTTLGRGGSDTSAAALGVAMDAVYVDIYTDVEGIMTADPSIVKEARPLDSITYDEICHLAHEGAKVVHPRAVEIASQKNIPLRVRSTFSNGPGTLVTSSSEVYRGAIDITRDRIITGITQISGISQFNVAVASGADGLKGQARLFRGVALAGISVDFVNILPEKVLFTVKDEAVNKTVKVLENTEFKPEMVHGCAKVACVGAAMTGVPGVIADIVEALAKEDIQILQCNDSHTTVWVLVKREDMEKAVRALHRQFL; encoded by the coding sequence ATGAAATTTCTGGTGCAAAAATTCGGTGGTACCTCGTTGATTTCACAAGAATTAAGAGAAAAGGTTGCCGACAGGATTATTGCATCAAAAGAAGAAGGCTATATGCCAGTGGTCGTTGTTTCTGCCATCGGTAGAGAGGGAGAACCATACGCCACCGATAGTTTGCTGGGTCTAGCCCGGCAGGCTTTTAGAAATGTTCCGCAGAGAGAACTGGACCTTTTAATGTCCTGCGGAGAAATTATTTCCGGTGTAATCCTTACTGCAATATTACAGGCCAAGGGACACCAATGCGTGTTTCTTACCGGAGCTCAAGCCGGAATTATTACCGACAACAGTTATGGTGAGGCACGAATATTGAAAGTGAAGCCACAGACGATAATTAAGCATGCACAAGAAGGCAAGATAGTGGTGGTGGCCGGTTTCCAGGGCATGACCGAAGACGGAGAGGTAACCACTCTTGGGCGCGGGGGCAGTGATACTTCCGCGGCAGCGCTGGGTGTCGCCATGGATGCTGTTTATGTAGATATCTATACCGATGTTGAGGGGATTATGACGGCCGATCCCAGTATAGTAAAAGAAGCCAGGCCGCTGGACTCAATTACCTACGATGAAATTTGTCATTTAGCCCATGAAGGGGCTAAAGTGGTGCACCCCCGTGCTGTGGAAATAGCATCCCAAAAAAATATTCCTTTAAGAGTGCGCTCAACGTTCTCTAACGGCCCTGGTACTTTGGTGACCAGTAGTAGTGAGGTATACCGGGGAGCCATAGATATAACCAGGGACCGTATTATCACCGGCATCACACAAATATCCGGTATCTCACAGTTTAATGTGGCGGTGGCAAGCGGGGCGGATGGGCTTAAAGGGCAAGCACGGTTATTTAGAGGAGTAGCCCTGGCGGGCATAAGTGTGGATTTTGTTAACATCTTACCAGAAAAGGTCTTATTCACAGTTAAGGATGAAGCAGTGAATAAAACGGTTAAGGTATTAGAAAACACTGAATTTAAACCTGAAATGGTGCATGGGTGTGCCAAGGTTGCTTGTGTAGGTGCGGCAATGACCGGAGTGCCCGGTGTGATTGCAGATATTGTTGAAGCCCTTGCCAAAGAGGATATTCAAATATTACAATGTAATGACTCCCATACGACAGTGTGGGTGCTGGTCAAGCGGGAAGATATGGAGAAGGCCGTAAGGGCATTGCATAGGCAATTTTTATGA
- a CDS encoding insulinase family protein, with translation MHNETVLSNGLHILSEKVPHVHSVAVGFWVNVGSRDESPEVQGITHFIEHLMFKGTKTRTAKQIAESLDAVGGQLNAFTTKEYTCYYVRVLDEFLEFAVDLLSDMLLNSRFSTEDMDRERNVILEEIKMYEDTPDEQVHDVFARTLWRDHPLGRPIIGTEDVIANLTRDQIIEFYQKHYIASNIFVAVAGNVEHQRVVEKINGTLGHLETKTSPRTLEPPVPYSDASFRKKDTEQVHICAGVPGLSLSDPNIYVLQLINTVLGGGLSSRLFQQIREDRGLVYAVFSYHSSYHDGGVFCIYLGLSQVNVGKAMNLVFKEIKDIQKHGITDVELQRAKDQLRGNLLLSLEHVSSRMSRLGKSKMYLDKVIPPEELVRRINSIGNEKIKEVASTFLIPEKFSLASVGPWEDLELIKELKSK, from the coding sequence GTGCATAATGAAACCGTTCTATCTAATGGTTTACATATTCTCAGCGAAAAGGTGCCCCATGTGCATTCAGTTGCAGTAGGTTTCTGGGTGAATGTGGGATCACGGGATGAATCTCCGGAAGTGCAGGGCATTACCCATTTTATAGAACATTTAATGTTTAAAGGGACTAAAACCCGTACTGCCAAACAAATAGCTGAGTCATTGGATGCAGTAGGAGGGCAGTTAAATGCTTTTACCACGAAAGAATATACTTGTTATTACGTGCGGGTCTTGGATGAGTTTTTGGAATTTGCCGTTGATCTTTTAAGTGATATGTTGTTAAATTCGCGCTTTTCCACGGAAGATATGGACAGAGAACGCAATGTAATTCTGGAAGAAATTAAAATGTATGAAGATACTCCGGATGAGCAAGTGCATGATGTCTTTGCCCGAACCTTATGGCGGGACCATCCTCTGGGCAGGCCCATAATCGGCACCGAGGATGTGATAGCAAATTTGACGCGGGATCAAATAATAGAATTCTACCAGAAACATTACATTGCATCCAACATATTCGTGGCCGTTGCAGGTAATGTGGAACACCAAAGAGTGGTAGAAAAAATTAACGGAACATTAGGGCACCTGGAAACCAAAACGAGCCCCCGTACACTGGAACCGCCGGTGCCTTATAGTGATGCCTCTTTTCGTAAGAAAGACACCGAACAGGTACATATTTGCGCCGGTGTGCCGGGGCTTTCCTTAAGTGATCCTAATATTTACGTACTCCAATTGATTAACACTGTTTTAGGAGGGGGCCTTAGTTCCCGCCTCTTTCAACAAATCAGAGAAGATCGAGGCCTTGTTTATGCAGTTTTTTCGTATCATAGCTCATACCATGACGGGGGCGTATTCTGTATTTACTTAGGATTGAGCCAGGTTAACGTAGGAAAAGCTATGAATTTGGTCTTTAAAGAGATTAAAGATATTCAGAAGCACGGGATAACGGATGTGGAGTTGCAGAGGGCTAAGGACCAGCTTCGAGGCAATTTGTTATTAAGCTTGGAGCACGTAAGCAGTAGAATGAGCAGGTTGGGAAAATCAAAAATGTATCTGGATAAGGTAATTCCACCCGAGGAGCTAGTCAGACGTATCAACAGTATCGGCAATGAGAAGATAAAAGAGGTGGCCAGCACTTTTCTGATCCCGGAAAAATTCAGCCTGGCCAGTGTAGGACCGTGGGAAGACCTTGAATTAATTAAGGAATTAAAATCGAAGTAG
- a CDS encoding translocation-enhancing protein TepA — MSQEYMWEPGLFPFEPNHPNPDQDPNKPPEDPGRTEKPNDPNRQRVSGKSKATMESVKEFGANNVPEVRSNIHCLSIVGQIEGHLVLPPQNKTTKYEHLIPQLVALEQSREVEGVVVILNTVGGDVEAGLAIAEMLSSMSKHTVSVVLGGGHSIGVPIATATNVSLIAPTASMTIHPIRLNGLVIGVPQTYEYLDKMQDRVVRFVTQHSKITEDKFRELMFRTGELARDIGTVLIGQEAVDTGLIDGVGGLSQAVNIIKGRIESHQSGGGQVQ, encoded by the coding sequence ATGTCGCAGGAGTATATGTGGGAGCCAGGTTTGTTCCCCTTTGAACCCAATCATCCTAATCCAGATCAAGATCCCAATAAACCACCCGAAGATCCGGGGCGCACGGAAAAACCTAACGATCCGAACCGGCAGCGGGTATCCGGTAAATCAAAGGCAACCATGGAGTCTGTAAAGGAATTTGGTGCCAACAATGTTCCTGAAGTTCGCAGCAATATTCACTGTCTTAGTATTGTAGGACAAATTGAGGGCCACTTGGTGCTTCCGCCCCAAAATAAAACAACAAAATATGAACACCTGATCCCACAACTGGTGGCTTTAGAGCAGTCACGGGAAGTAGAAGGTGTAGTGGTAATACTTAATACAGTGGGGGGAGATGTGGAAGCGGGCCTGGCCATTGCCGAAATGTTATCCAGTATGTCCAAGCATACAGTATCAGTGGTACTGGGAGGAGGACATTCCATCGGTGTTCCTATTGCCACTGCTACCAACGTTTCCCTGATTGCTCCTACTGCTTCCATGACTATACACCCCATTCGCTTAAACGGTTTAGTTATAGGTGTTCCGCAGACATATGAATACCTGGATAAAATGCAGGACAGAGTGGTACGGTTTGTCACGCAGCACTCCAAAATTACCGAGGATAAGTTCCGAGAATTAATGTTTCGCACGGGTGAGTTGGCCCGGGACATTGGTACAGTACTCATTGGACAAGAAGCAGTAGATACCGGCCTTATAGACGGGGTGGGCGGCCTGAGCCAGGCTGTAAATATAATAAAAGGGCGGATTGAGTCGCATCAGTCCGGTGGGGGGCAAGTACAGTGA
- a CDS encoding YlmC/YmxH family sporulation protein yields MRMAELAGKEIVNIFDGARLGVVGESDITIDVDSGYVESIIVPLRSNLVNFWVDKQNLIIPWQAVKKIGAEVIIVELDQTNLDYRRYSM; encoded by the coding sequence ATGAGAATGGCTGAATTAGCCGGCAAAGAGATTGTCAACATTTTCGATGGGGCCAGGCTCGGAGTGGTGGGGGAGTCAGATATAACCATTGATGTTGACTCAGGGTACGTAGAATCCATAATTGTTCCTCTCAGGTCAAATTTAGTAAATTTCTGGGTAGATAAGCAAAACTTGATTATCCCTTGGCAGGCGGTAAAAAAAATTGGCGCAGAGGTTATTATTGTTGAATTGGATCAGACTAATTTGGACTACCGCAGGTATTCCATGTGA